A single genomic interval of Shewanella psychropiezotolerans harbors:
- the efpL gene encoding elongation factor P-like protein EfpL, which translates to MPKASDVKKNTAIEFNNNVYLIRDIERSVPQGRSGGSLYRMRMYDVATGSKLDNTFKADDMVSLADLSHHDVTFSYIDGDEYVFMDVEDYTPYHFNKDTIAEELLYITEDTQGLHVLTVDGSPVAIELPSHVDLVIVETDPSIKGASASARTKPATLSTGLTVQVPEYIANGEKIKINTAEQKFMSRSDSKA; encoded by the coding sequence ATGCCGAAGGCAAGCGACGTTAAAAAGAATACTGCTATCGAATTCAACAATAATGTTTATCTCATCAGAGATATTGAACGTTCAGTGCCACAGGGACGTTCGGGAGGCAGCCTATACCGCATGCGCATGTACGATGTCGCTACGGGCTCTAAGCTAGATAATACCTTCAAGGCCGATGATATGGTAAGCCTTGCGGATCTGAGCCACCACGATGTCACCTTCTCTTATATCGATGGTGACGAGTATGTCTTCATGGACGTAGAAGATTACACGCCCTACCATTTCAACAAAGACACCATCGCCGAAGAGTTACTCTATATCACTGAAGATACTCAAGGCTTGCATGTGCTTACTGTCGATGGTTCACCCGTTGCCATTGAACTGCCTTCCCATGTCGACCTGGTCATTGTAGAGACAGACCCTTCAATCAAGGGGGCTTCGGCCAGTGCCCGCACTAAGCCAGCGACTCTCTCTACCGGTCTGACGGTACAGGTCCCTGAATATATTGCCAATGGCGAGAAGATTAAGATCAACACGGCCGAACAGAAGTTTATGAGCCGCTCAGACTCTAAAGCTTAA
- a CDS encoding cytochrome c3 family protein gives MKYLAIIAALAFTGSAMAVDCTDCHEKIDVTVHTEAEAEASIATCNDCHDFEGAHTLDMEMHTPDLTIAECADCHE, from the coding sequence ATGAAATATTTAGCGATTATCGCCGCGTTAGCCTTTACTGGCTCTGCTATGGCTGTTGATTGTACCGATTGCCATGAGAAGATTGATGTGACTGTTCATACTGAGGCTGAGGCTGAAGCAAGCATTGCGACCTGTAACGATTGCCATGATTTTGAGGGCGCACATACTCTAGATATGGAGATGCATACTCCAGATCTGACTATCGCAGAATGTGCAGACTGTCACGAGTAA